From a region of the Oncorhynchus keta strain PuntledgeMale-10-30-2019 chromosome 13, Oket_V2, whole genome shotgun sequence genome:
- the LOC118392530 gene encoding zinc finger and SCAN domain-containing protein 2-like isoform X1, producing MDAMDYPLLFSSLRLLVPPLRLLSACMWQVAHQRAIKHYGKLEEFVTVVTQTVPELITDRQRTLLLLALRARVTLQLFQGEHPEDLNKIKIHLDRFSSCGLSQNNDAQMHELEENFLKLTKNLLEDPVERIQFFKADFPVVYGCDFDRALQALVSQFLSRLEDLLPVPDRKQTASWLSAVPSALDECLQSLSHTEDLQYLLQHHTCCGKLDKPFPSSAEDCILASLSLPTTVGVAYTFDSKLDVLLNLEGSTHVSREMETLSDSRDYQQAESRACLDGNQNIKEDRVSTMGSDDDECTDRGVEEENENTSAVGRVISEAKDQRRCEGAVGDLCAAGAPDLAANSPMVTSSVAQKPSIFPAQLALKIKGDHRVNSSKRSRKSPEGRMAESSVNSDTPLLESSQETTGAEESRPFSTDHDDTEEENNEPASGESTRLSSCAQPPPSDVSPSSETLSKALSTARRIANKCSQCGRCFIYPSQLVQHQRIHTGDRPYKCTQCGKTFSNSTGLSKHHQKHCLDATFDCPKCGESFRSLRERFKHLSTHKSLKCLLCGKSCQTTSDLRKHQQTHSVTPSFNCSLCEKRFKFLSSLTRHNRTHSVEGGYACSKCGKTFGSLSERLQHKRTHRAQLNCTDCGRSCSSRSELKSHQQTHSREPLFNCRHCEDKFFGSVELKIHQKTHAVDKPHQCDACGKCFGALATLVLHQRTHTGEKPHTCPRCNKQYISKSQLTSHMRTHTGERPYSCSYCGKCFSQLANLTVHTRIHTGERPHICSRCKKGFCSVGDLQKHERSHTKEKPYRCTVCGKAFTVSSHLTVHIRSHTGERPYTCPECGKSFAQSSVLTKHQFTHTGERPYPCHHCVKSYTRLTHLKRHLQTHT from the exons ATGGATGCTATGG ATTAccccctccttttctcctccctgCGCCTTTTGGTCCCACCTCTACGGCTATTGTCTGCATGTATGTGGCAGGTAGCGCATCAGAGGGCCATCAAGCACTATGGAAAGTTAGAGGAGTTTGTGACAGTGGTTACACAAACTGTCCCAGAACTTATaactgacagacagaggacatTACTTCTTCTGGCATTAAGGGCAAGG GTAACTCTTCAGCTGTTTCAAGGTGAGCATCCAGAAGACCTCAACAAAATTAAGATCCATCTTGACAGATTCTCATCCTGTGGTCTTTCACAG AATAATGATGCACAGATGCATGAGTTGGAAGAGAACTTCCTCAAGCTCACCAAAAACCTTCTTGAAGACCCAGTCGAGAGGATCCAATTCTTCAAG gcAGATTTCCCTGTGGTGTATGGCTGTGATTTTGACAGAGCTTTGCAAGCACTTGTTTCTCAGTTCCTCTCCAGACTAGAAGATCTGCTACCAGTGCCAGACCGTAAGCAG ACTGCATCCTGGCTCAGCGCTGTACCCTCTGCCTTGGATGAGTGTCTGCAGTCTCTTTCTCACACAGAGGACCTGCAATACCTGCTTCAGCACCACACATGCTGTGGAAAGTTAGACAAAC CATTTCCCTCCTCGGCAGAAGACTGCATCCTCGCTTCACTGTCCCTCCCTACCACAGTGGGAGTGGCATATACCTTTGACAGCAAATTAGATGTCTTGCTTAACTTGGAAGGCTCTACCCATGTAAGCAGAGAGATGGAAACTTTGTCAGACAGCAGAGATTATCAACAGGCAGAATCAAGAGCATGTTTAGATGGAAACCAGAACATTAAAGAAGACCGAGTGTCTACCATGGGTAGCGATGATGATGAATGCACAGAcagaggtgtggaggaggagaatGAAAACACAAGTGCTGTGGGAAGGGTTATTTCCGAAGCAAAGGACCAGAggagatgtgaaggggctgttgggGACCTGTGCGCTGCTGGAGCACCAGACCTCGCAGCCAACTCTCCAATGGTCACCTCCAGTGTGGCTCAAAAACCCTCCATATTTCCCGCCCAACTTGCACTCAAAATCAAAGGGGACCACAGAGTCAATTCCTCCAAGAGATCTAGAAAGAGCCCAGAAGGGAGGATGGCTGAGTCCAGTGTGAACTCTGATACACCTCTGCTTGAATCCTCACAGGAAAC GACTGGTGCTGAAGAATCAAGACCATTTTCTACAGACCATGATGACACAGAAGAGGAAAACAACG AACCTGCTTCAGGGGAGTCTACTCGGCTGTCTAGCTGCGCTCAACCACCACCTAGTGACGTATCGCCATCCTCGGAGACCCTATCAAAAGCATTGTCCACTGCACGGCGTATTGCCAACAagtgctcccagtgtggaaggTGTTTTATCTATCCATCTCAACTGGTTCAGCATCAGCGAATTCACACTGGAGATCGACCCTACAAATGCACCCAGTGCGGAAAGACTTTCAGTAATTCAACTGGGCTTTCAAAACACCACCAAAAACACTGTCTAGACGCGACCTTCGATTGCCCCAAGTGCGGAGAGAGTTTCAGATCTCTCCGCGAGCGGTTCAAACACTTATCTACTCACAAGTCCCTCAAATGTCTGTTGTGTGGAAAGAGTTGCCAGACGACTTCTGATTTGCGAAAGCACCAGCAAACACATAGTGTGACGCCGTCGTTCAACTGCTCTCTCTGTGAAAAACGTTTCAAGTTCCTGTCAAGCCTAACCAGGCACAACAGGACCCATTCAGTGGAGGGGGGGTATGCTTGTTCCAAGTGTGGGAAAACATTTGGCTCTTTAAGTGAACGGCTCCAACATAAGAGGACACATAGGGCACAGCTCAACTGTACGGATTGCGGACGGAGTTGCAGTTCCCGCTCCGAACTAAAGAGTCACCAGCAAACTCACTCTCGTGAACCTCTCTTCAACTGTCGACACTGTGAAGACAAATTCTTTGGGTCAGTTGAGCTGAAGATCCACCAAAAAACTCATGCAGTGGACAAACCCCATCAGTGTGATGCATGTGGAAAGTGCTTTGGTGCCTTAGCCACACTTGTACTCCACCAACGGACACACACGGGGGAGAAACCCCACACATGTCCTCGTTGTAATAAGCAGTATATCTCCAAAAGTCAGTTGACTTCACACATGCGGACTCACACGGGCGAGCGTCCATACAGCTGCTCTTACTGTGGGAAGTGTTTCTCTCAGTTGGCTAATCTTACTGTGCACACAAGGATTCACACGGGGGAGAGACCTCACATCTGCTCTCGGTGCAAGAAAGGGTTTTGCTCAGTCGGTGACCTGCAGAAGCATGAGCGCTCTCACACCAAAGAGAAACCTTACAGGTGCACAGTTTGTGGAAAGGCCTTCACAGTGTCAAGTCATTTGACGGTTCACATACGCAGTCACACAGGAGAGCGCCCCTACACCTGCCCtgagtgtggaaagagttttgcgCAGAGCTCTGTCTTAACTAAACATCAATTCACCCATACAGGAGAGAGGCCATACCCATGCCATCACTGTGTAAAAAGTTACACCCGTCTCACACACTTGAAGAgacacctacaaacacacacttgA
- the LOC118392529 gene encoding high-affinity choline transporter 1-like, whose protein sequence is MALNWPGLLSIGVFYLIVLATGVWASRKSKREERKCTGNLSEVAMVGGRNLNIWVSIFTTTATWVGGGFILGNAEVVYDPKRGLAWAIAPIGFVLSLVVGALFFVKPVREKNYVTIMDPFQEKYGNTLTAILFVPSLLADIFWIACVLAALGGTVSVIMDIPSPLAVALSAAVAVLYTLLGGLYSVAYTDVIQLIFMFLSLWFCVPFILMSPASTDITVTAVTKLYQEPWTGRLKVADAGRWLDDLLLVTLGGICYQAFYQRVLATATVAQAQFTCYAASVFCFILAIPPLLIGAVAASTDWNQTSFGLPTPYEQGKAGMILPISLRYLCPPFVSLAGIGAIAAAVMSSIDSALLSSASLFARNIYKNIFSKRASEKQILRVVKVSILLFGFMGAGLAMTTSSVYVFWILSGDVMYTVVCAQLICILFLPGKVNGYGALAGLVVGLLLRLLVGEPLLGVPGLMPLPWDSLHEDGCLLHVFPFRTGIMLVSLATILVVSRFAACLFLKGLLPDNWDVYGLGQKRRILMKDMVAKDLTEKIGLNTRQMDPSPHASTEDMRSLQ, encoded by the exons ATGGCGCTTAACTGGCCCGGCCTGCTGTCAATCGGTGTGTTCTACCTCATCGTCCTCGCAACAGGCGTCTGGGCGTCCAGGAAGTCCAAACGCGAGGAGAGGAAGTGCACTGGAAACCTTAGTGAGGTTGCCATGGTTGGAGGGCGGAACCTCAACATCTGGGTCAGCATCTTCACTACCACAG CTACATGGGTGGGAGGAGGTTTCATCTTAGGCAATGCTGAGGTGGTCTACGACCCTAAAAGAGGCCTGGCTTGGGCCATCGCACCAATAGGCTTCGTCCTTAGCCTGGTTGTAG GTGCGTTGTTCTTTGTGAAACCGGTCCGAGAGAAGAATTACGTCACCATAATGGATCCGTTCCAGGAGAAGTATGGAAACACGTTAACTGCTATTCTCTTTGTCCCATCACTCCTTGCTGACATCTTCTGGATAGCCTGTGTGCTCGCTGCATTAG GGGGAACGGTGAGTGTGATCATGGATATCCCATCACCCTTGGCTGTGGCCCTGTCTGCTGCCGTGGCAGTTCTCTACACATTACTGGGAGGGCTGTACTCGGTGGCCTACACTGATGTCATCCAGCTCATCTTCATGTTCCTCAGCCTG TGGTTCTGTGTGCCCTTCATACTGATGAGCCCCGCCTCAacagacattacagtcacagCGGTGACAAAACTGTATCAGGAGCCATGGACCGGCAGGCTGAAGGTGGCAGATGCAGGGCGCTGGCTGGATGACCTGCTACTGGTG ACTCTAGGTGGAATCTGTTACCAGGCCTTCTACCAGAGAGTCCTGGCCACAGCCACTGTGGCTCAGGCTCAGTTCACTTGCTATGCTGCCTCTGTCTTCTGCTTCATCCTCGCCATACCACCTCTTCTCATTGGTGCTGTGGCAGCATCCACAG ATTGGAACCAGACCAGTTTTGGTCTACCTACTCCCTACGAGCAGGGCAAGGCGGGTATGATTCTGCCCATCTCCCTGCGCTACCTGTGTCCACCTTTCGTCTCTCTTGCCGGAATCGGCGCCATTGCTGCTGCCGTGATGTCATCTATTGACTCGGCCCTGCTGTCTTCTGCGTCCCTTTTTGCCAGAAACATCTACAAAAACATTTTCAGCAAAAGG GCCTCTGAGAAACAAATTCTACGGGTTGTAAAGGTGTCCATCCTACTGTTTGGTTTCATGGGGGCGGGCTTGGCCATGACGacctcctctgtgtatgtcttcTGGATTCTCAGTGGAGATGTGATGTACACGGTAGTGTGTGCACAGTTGATCTGCATCCTCTTTCTACCTGGGAAGGTCAATGGGTATGGTGCCTTGGCAGGCCTTGTGGTAGGGCTACTGCTGCGGCTACTAGTGGGAGAGCCCCTGCTTGGTGTGCCTGGACTCATGCCCCTTCCCTGGGACAGCCTACACGAGGACGGGTGTCTGCTGCATGTCTTCCCATTCCGCACCGGCATCATGTTGGTCTCTCTGGCCACCATCCTGGTTGTGTCACGTTTCGCAGCCTGCCTTTTCCTTAAAGGGCTACTGCCTGACAACTGGGATGTATATGGACTTGGTCAAAAAAGGAGGATTTTGATGAAGGATATGGTAGCTAAGGATCTGACTGAGAAGATTGGACTGAACACAAGGCAGATGGACCCATCTCCTCATGCGAGCACAGAAGATATGAGGTCTTTACAATGA
- the LOC118392530 gene encoding zinc finger and SCAN domain-containing protein 2-like isoform X2, protein MLWVAHQRAIKHYGKLEEFVTVVTQTVPELITDRQRTLLLLALRARVTLQLFQGEHPEDLNKIKIHLDRFSSCGLSQNNDAQMHELEENFLKLTKNLLEDPVERIQFFKADFPVVYGCDFDRALQALVSQFLSRLEDLLPVPDRKQTASWLSAVPSALDECLQSLSHTEDLQYLLQHHTCCGKLDKPFPSSAEDCILASLSLPTTVGVAYTFDSKLDVLLNLEGSTHVSREMETLSDSRDYQQAESRACLDGNQNIKEDRVSTMGSDDDECTDRGVEEENENTSAVGRVISEAKDQRRCEGAVGDLCAAGAPDLAANSPMVTSSVAQKPSIFPAQLALKIKGDHRVNSSKRSRKSPEGRMAESSVNSDTPLLESSQETTGAEESRPFSTDHDDTEEENNEPASGESTRLSSCAQPPPSDVSPSSETLSKALSTARRIANKCSQCGRCFIYPSQLVQHQRIHTGDRPYKCTQCGKTFSNSTGLSKHHQKHCLDATFDCPKCGESFRSLRERFKHLSTHKSLKCLLCGKSCQTTSDLRKHQQTHSVTPSFNCSLCEKRFKFLSSLTRHNRTHSVEGGYACSKCGKTFGSLSERLQHKRTHRAQLNCTDCGRSCSSRSELKSHQQTHSREPLFNCRHCEDKFFGSVELKIHQKTHAVDKPHQCDACGKCFGALATLVLHQRTHTGEKPHTCPRCNKQYISKSQLTSHMRTHTGERPYSCSYCGKCFSQLANLTVHTRIHTGERPHICSRCKKGFCSVGDLQKHERSHTKEKPYRCTVCGKAFTVSSHLTVHIRSHTGERPYTCPECGKSFAQSSVLTKHQFTHTGERPYPCHHCVKSYTRLTHLKRHLQTHT, encoded by the exons ATGCTATGG GTAGCGCATCAGAGGGCCATCAAGCACTATGGAAAGTTAGAGGAGTTTGTGACAGTGGTTACACAAACTGTCCCAGAACTTATaactgacagacagaggacatTACTTCTTCTGGCATTAAGGGCAAGG GTAACTCTTCAGCTGTTTCAAGGTGAGCATCCAGAAGACCTCAACAAAATTAAGATCCATCTTGACAGATTCTCATCCTGTGGTCTTTCACAG AATAATGATGCACAGATGCATGAGTTGGAAGAGAACTTCCTCAAGCTCACCAAAAACCTTCTTGAAGACCCAGTCGAGAGGATCCAATTCTTCAAG gcAGATTTCCCTGTGGTGTATGGCTGTGATTTTGACAGAGCTTTGCAAGCACTTGTTTCTCAGTTCCTCTCCAGACTAGAAGATCTGCTACCAGTGCCAGACCGTAAGCAG ACTGCATCCTGGCTCAGCGCTGTACCCTCTGCCTTGGATGAGTGTCTGCAGTCTCTTTCTCACACAGAGGACCTGCAATACCTGCTTCAGCACCACACATGCTGTGGAAAGTTAGACAAAC CATTTCCCTCCTCGGCAGAAGACTGCATCCTCGCTTCACTGTCCCTCCCTACCACAGTGGGAGTGGCATATACCTTTGACAGCAAATTAGATGTCTTGCTTAACTTGGAAGGCTCTACCCATGTAAGCAGAGAGATGGAAACTTTGTCAGACAGCAGAGATTATCAACAGGCAGAATCAAGAGCATGTTTAGATGGAAACCAGAACATTAAAGAAGACCGAGTGTCTACCATGGGTAGCGATGATGATGAATGCACAGAcagaggtgtggaggaggagaatGAAAACACAAGTGCTGTGGGAAGGGTTATTTCCGAAGCAAAGGACCAGAggagatgtgaaggggctgttgggGACCTGTGCGCTGCTGGAGCACCAGACCTCGCAGCCAACTCTCCAATGGTCACCTCCAGTGTGGCTCAAAAACCCTCCATATTTCCCGCCCAACTTGCACTCAAAATCAAAGGGGACCACAGAGTCAATTCCTCCAAGAGATCTAGAAAGAGCCCAGAAGGGAGGATGGCTGAGTCCAGTGTGAACTCTGATACACCTCTGCTTGAATCCTCACAGGAAAC GACTGGTGCTGAAGAATCAAGACCATTTTCTACAGACCATGATGACACAGAAGAGGAAAACAACG AACCTGCTTCAGGGGAGTCTACTCGGCTGTCTAGCTGCGCTCAACCACCACCTAGTGACGTATCGCCATCCTCGGAGACCCTATCAAAAGCATTGTCCACTGCACGGCGTATTGCCAACAagtgctcccagtgtggaaggTGTTTTATCTATCCATCTCAACTGGTTCAGCATCAGCGAATTCACACTGGAGATCGACCCTACAAATGCACCCAGTGCGGAAAGACTTTCAGTAATTCAACTGGGCTTTCAAAACACCACCAAAAACACTGTCTAGACGCGACCTTCGATTGCCCCAAGTGCGGAGAGAGTTTCAGATCTCTCCGCGAGCGGTTCAAACACTTATCTACTCACAAGTCCCTCAAATGTCTGTTGTGTGGAAAGAGTTGCCAGACGACTTCTGATTTGCGAAAGCACCAGCAAACACATAGTGTGACGCCGTCGTTCAACTGCTCTCTCTGTGAAAAACGTTTCAAGTTCCTGTCAAGCCTAACCAGGCACAACAGGACCCATTCAGTGGAGGGGGGGTATGCTTGTTCCAAGTGTGGGAAAACATTTGGCTCTTTAAGTGAACGGCTCCAACATAAGAGGACACATAGGGCACAGCTCAACTGTACGGATTGCGGACGGAGTTGCAGTTCCCGCTCCGAACTAAAGAGTCACCAGCAAACTCACTCTCGTGAACCTCTCTTCAACTGTCGACACTGTGAAGACAAATTCTTTGGGTCAGTTGAGCTGAAGATCCACCAAAAAACTCATGCAGTGGACAAACCCCATCAGTGTGATGCATGTGGAAAGTGCTTTGGTGCCTTAGCCACACTTGTACTCCACCAACGGACACACACGGGGGAGAAACCCCACACATGTCCTCGTTGTAATAAGCAGTATATCTCCAAAAGTCAGTTGACTTCACACATGCGGACTCACACGGGCGAGCGTCCATACAGCTGCTCTTACTGTGGGAAGTGTTTCTCTCAGTTGGCTAATCTTACTGTGCACACAAGGATTCACACGGGGGAGAGACCTCACATCTGCTCTCGGTGCAAGAAAGGGTTTTGCTCAGTCGGTGACCTGCAGAAGCATGAGCGCTCTCACACCAAAGAGAAACCTTACAGGTGCACAGTTTGTGGAAAGGCCTTCACAGTGTCAAGTCATTTGACGGTTCACATACGCAGTCACACAGGAGAGCGCCCCTACACCTGCCCtgagtgtggaaagagttttgcgCAGAGCTCTGTCTTAACTAAACATCAATTCACCCATACAGGAGAGAGGCCATACCCATGCCATCACTGTGTAAAAAGTTACACCCGTCTCACACACTTGAAGAgacacctacaaacacacacttgA